Proteins from a genomic interval of Bombus affinis isolate iyBomAffi1 chromosome 16, iyBomAffi1.2, whole genome shotgun sequence:
- the LOC126925939 gene encoding FK506-binding protein 5-like: MADNDDAMEDEEDTKSGEPISEHTLKSPSEAAEDMPASEYWKTPSDAPSIASEVVSVARNNARGSPNAQSSRSIQESQEEKLSKSQEEFRKSQEIGLNDKKPSLDELSKDKVPKTTKMYRQCHRRFREIIGKRELRNVELEKHQGDLKKRLNILECSMPAVMVWNMWRMSQGTCVPGLQRIMEKQFEGPASGEVYCPSTPSRHFDCRVREVEAERKQAQKRMQDAKALCAEKEAALEDRNKRLEEAKQLQQEIKLRIEQLTAEVQKLRETAAKVEDDGQCECGIIECKKKWLEKVPSCASIKSNDIECLEKLQQLAENEVYMKRKIAELESREEAYMRTLQQADELWCKVDADAASTVSALQEQLHMKTAANQQMADRICQLEDVIEQLRKRLATCRGELEKYMSISKIEALIGKDDDFADVLEKGILVEVPVKDKEVGRVEDLADVDDVGILVKDDVVDKDILAVVELVDIDLEAKPDIVDVDIEMKPDMVDVAMRVVRADLIDVDDAQMAIHPDDFAYEDERLKQAQDYLARIGSLSELDKYGDDYICASDFICNDVVLSETGLTEEEMIALNENRVTPQELLEKYGWKFDLAELMAQASAEDEEIRAPLTVPPVEKEQEIEVQDKEVEDPSTKIEITIEETMVIEESRIEETQAVEDIDSAEEYESLEDTDAIEEIADVEEAIQEPRPVEDLEAIEKYESVEDIEYTERIELMEDITPTEGIRLVEDIGPTEEIKPIPTDEIEPRPIAEIAPAEEVKPTPTEEIEPRPVEEIRPTEEVKPIPTEEIEPRPIAEITPAEKVEPIPIEDTTTVEEIRPVEDVRPFERATTLEPTIVEKEKPLVDERTDVPPSDVPEEKIDKDNVLVPRQEMLLWQDDVDTIRTTIAECPDCVDVKKEADQLATMMSAYTETDVKEIVAKPRPREEAVVKIHEEKLGEREIEVQTKPKVAEVEVTAVAEVEEKEVIVKVPEKPERLVELESEYPLEPPTTPSISGVTPQVEKVAMPEVVQKLEESTPVAPEETPKEVVEELEKMPMIPEVDKDTDPIEKIEEEEIVKETEEIVVEELPEEEIEEKEEEKLPEIVEIKVKKDEIDIEVETPEEREEELIPEEEEEIKEVPVEEIEEIEIPVDVKEEEIYVEILPEERDEESVEEELVKKEIPVWKEPKVLTEEKEEKEELICTCPLIPPPVTPQENRDHSNRNYKNRNCSSDHTNSRRRRNTNDAKNNQTSSTTTSDYYESYRS; the protein is encoded by the exons ATGGCAGACAACGATGATGCGATGGAGgacgaagaagatacaaaaTCCGGCGAACCGATCTCCGAACACACGCTTAAAAGTCCATCCGAAGCTGCTGAGGACATGCCAGCCTCAGAATATTGGAAAACACCATCAGATGCGCCATCGATAGCTTCAGAAGTGGTATCCGTAGCACGAAATAACGCTCGAGGCTCTCCAAATGCCCAATCCAGCAGGAGTATCCAAGAGTCTCAAGAAGAGAAGCTTTCGAAGAGCCAAGAAGAATTTAGAAAGTCTCAAGAGATCGGCCTAAATGACAAGAAGCCATCTTTGGACGAATTAAGCAAAGACAAGGTCCCTAAAACCACCAAGATGTATCGACAGTGTCATCGTCGATTCAGAGAGATCATCGGCAAACGCGAGCTGAGGAACGTGGAACTAGAGAAGCATCAAGGTGATCTGAAGAAGAGATTGAATATTCTGGAGTGTTCCATGCCAGCTGTGATGGTCTGGAACATGTGGAGAATGAGTCAGGGTACCTGTGTTCCTGGACTTCAACGAATCATGGAGAAACAGTTTGAAGGTCCAGCTTCTGGAGAAGTGTACTGCCCCAGCACACCTAGTAGACACTTTGACTGTAGAGTGAGGGAAGTTGAGGCTGAGAGGAAACAGGCTCAAAAAAGAATGCAGGATGCCAAGGCTCTTTGCGCCGAGAAGGAAGCTGCATTAGAAGATAGGAATAAAAGACTGGAAGAAGCTAAGCAGTTGCAACAGGAGATTAAGTTAAGGATTGAACAACTGACTGCCGAGGTTCAAAAACTTAGAGAGACTGCTGCTAAAGTGGAGGATGATGGGCAAT GTGAATGTGGAATAATAGAGTGCAAGAAAAAATGGTTAGAGAAAGTGCCCAGCTGCGCGTCCATCAAGTCAAACGATATCGAATGTCTAGAAAAGCTACAACAGCTAGCAGAAAACGAAGTGTACATGAAAAGAAAGATCGCGGAACTGGAAAGTCGTGAGGAAGCTTACATGAGGACCCTCCAACAAGCAGACGAATTATGGTGCAAGGTGGACGCTGACGCAGCCAGTACCGTGAGTGCCTTACAGGAACAATTACACATGAAGACAGCGGCGAATCAACAAATGGCTGATCGAATTTGTCAATTAGAAGACGTGATAGAACAGTTGAGGAAAAGGCTAGCAACATGCAGAGGCGAATTAGAAAAATACATGAGCATAAGCAAGATAGAGGCTTTGATAGGCAAAGATGATGATTTTGCTGATGTGCTTGAGAAGGGAATACTAGTTGAAGTCCCTGTAAAAGACAAAGAGGTTGGTAGAGTTGAAGACCTAGCAGACGTTGACGATGTGGGTATCCTGGTTAAGGATGACGTGGTCGACAAAGATATTCTAGCTGTGGTAGAGCTAGTTGACATCGATCTAGAGGCCAAACCAGATATAGTTGATGTCGACATAGAAATGAAACCTGATATGGTAGACGTTGCCATGCGCGTCGTTCGAGCAGACCTTATAGACGTGGATGACGCTCAAATGGCGATCCATCCAGACGATTTTGCCTATGAGGATGAGAGGCTGAAGCAAGCTCAAGATTATTTGGCAAGGATAGGATCTCTTTCGGAGCTGGATAAATATGGAGATGACTATATCTGTGCTTCGGACTTTATTTGCAACGACGTCGTGCTCTCTGAAACTGGACTAACAGAGGAAGAGATGATTGCTTTGAACGAGAATCGTGTTACACCACAGGAGTTATTAGAAAAATATGGTTGGAAGTTTGATTTGGCAGAACTGATGGCTCAAGCTTCTGCGGAGGATGAGGAAATTCGGGCACCGCTAACTGTTCCACCTGTTGAAAAGGAACAAGAAATTGAGGTTCAGGATAAAGAAGTAGAAGACCCTTCAACAAAAATAGAGATAACTATCGAAGAAACTATGGTTATTGAGGAAAGTAGAATTGAAGAAACTCAGGCTGTAGAAGATATTGACTCTGCTGAGGAATATGAATCATTAGAAGACACCGACGCTATTGAGGAAATTGCAGATGTGGAAGAAGCTATTCAAGAACCTAGACCTGTAGAAGACTTAGAAGCTATTGAGAAGTATGAATCTGTAGAAGACATTGAGTATACAGAGAGAATTGAACTTATGGAAGATATTACGCCTACAGAAGGCATTAGACTTGTCGAGGACATTGGACCCACTGAGGAAATTAAACCTATTCCTACAGATGAAATTGAACCTAGACCTATCGCAGAGATTGCACCCGCTGAGGAAGTCAAACCTACTCCTACGGAAGAAATTGAACCTAGACCTGTCGAAGAGATAAGACCTACTGAGGAAGTTAAACCTATTCCTACAGAAGAAATTGAACCTAGACCTATCGCAGAGATTACACCCGCTGAGAAAGTTGAGCCTATACCTATAGAAGACACTACAACTGTAGAAGAAATTAGACCTGTCGAAGACGTCAGACCTTTCGAAAGAGCTACCACTCTTGAACCTACCATAGTTGAAAAGGAAAAACCACTTGTAGATGAAAGGACAGATGTTCCACCAAGCGATGTTCCAGAAGAAAAAATTGACAAAGATAATGTCCTGGTCCCACGACAAGAGATGTTATTATGGCAGGATGACGTGGATACTATTCGAACAACAATCGCG GAATGTCCTGATTGTGTGGATGTAAAGAAGGAAGCTGATCAGTTGGCTACTATGATGTCAGCGTACACTGAA ACCGACGTGAAAGAAATAGTCGCGAAGCCGAGACCTCGCGAAGAAGCAGTCGTGAAAATACACGAAGAGAAACTTGGTGAGAGAGAAATTGAAGTACAAACGAAACCAAAAGTTGCTGAAGTAGAAGTGACTGCTGTGGCAGAAGTAGAAGAAAAGGAAGTTATAGTCAAAGTTCCAGAAAAACCTGAAAGGCTGGTCGAACTTGAATCAGAGTATCCTCTTGAGCCACCAACAACGCCATCGATCTCTGGTGTGACACCTCAAGTAGAAAAAGTCGCTATGCCAGAAGTGGTGCAAAAACTGGAAGAAAGTACTCCGGTTGCTCCTGAAGAAACTCCGAAAGAAGTAGTAGAAGAACTTGAGAAAATGCCAATGATTCCTGAAGTAGACAAAGATACAGATCCAATAGAAAAAATTGAGGAAGAAGAAATAGTGAAAGAAACCGAAGAAATAGTGGTAGAAGAATTGCCAGAAGAAGAAATcgaagagaaggaagaagagaagCTTCCAGAGATAGTCGAAATCAAGGTGAAGAAAGATGAAATTGACATAGAAGTCGAAACACCagaggaaagagaagaagaattgATTCctgaagaggaagaggaaattAAAGAAGTGCCAGTGGAAGAGAttgaagaaattgaaattcCAGTGGATGTTAAGGAAGAAGAAATATATGTAGAGATATTACCAGAGGAACGAGACGAAGAGTCAGTTGAAGAAGAGctagtaaaaaaagaaataccCGTATGGAAGGAGCCAAAGGTACttacagaagaaaaagaagaaaaagaagaactcATCTGTACCTGTCCACTTATACCTCCTCCGGTta CCCCGCAAGAAAATAGAGATCACTCAAACAGAAATTACAAGAATCGAAACTGTTCAAGTGATCACACAAACAGTCGTAGACGCCGAAACACAAACGACGCCAAGAATAACCAGACAAGCTCAACCACAACTAGTGACTATTACGAAAGCTATAGATCCTGA
- the LOC126925349 gene encoding uncharacterized protein LOC126925349 translates to MEQLLNYRQPLKERIAAMAITGSSHIHKSTSFHASGTEIGDRPPFVQDPDILRSASPGPRGPRFVPPGPVGFLGSPAGPRGPPPVRSPIRSVPPGTQGPVPPHHSLSSVLQTLRAEGARIKSGPERELRSVYYGKMPGELDQDKCNCCQCGKTMPTSLQGPRTQVRQQPTLPIFKGIPTVPAPKKTIGLSTDKTVQHQSFCPECKLRKLQEVLRAQDPLKRTTKKPTKDQEVCTCAIQLGKGLPCHQKMKKKSDRSCMAKIPKAKTDRSKIIEDDEQNSVRCACSGLIETKPGVMKKVHCSCGDPD, encoded by the coding sequence ATGGAACAACTGTTGAATTACAGGCAGCCTTTGAAGGAGCGAATAGCGGCTATGGCAATCACTGGAAGCTCACATATACACAAAAGCACATCCTTCCACGCGAGCGGAACAGAAATTGGTGATCGTCCTCCTTTTGTTCAGGATCCTGATATTCTTCGTAGCGCTTCTCCTGGTCCTCGTGGTCCTCGTTTTGTTCCTCCTGGACCTGTTGGCTTTCTAGGTTCTCCTGCTGGTCCTCGTGGCCCGCCTCCTGTCCGTAGTCCAATTCGTAGCGTACCTCCAGGTACTCAAGGTCCAGTTCCACCTCACCATTCTCTCTCATCTGTCCTCCAAACTCTTAGAGCTGAGGGAGCCCGAATAAAATCGGGCCCAGAAAGGGAACTAAGGTCCGTTTATTATGGCAAAATGCCTGGCGAGCTAGATCAAGACAAATGCAACTGTTGTCAATGTGGCAAAACTATGCCCACTTCGTTACAAGGTCCTAGAACTCAAGTAAGACAACAGCCAACATTGCCAATATTCAAAGGAATACCAACCGTGCCAGCGCCTAAGAAGACTATCGGCCTAAGTACTGATAAAACAGTGCAACACCAGAGTTTTTGCCCAGAATGTAAACTGAGGAAGCTCCAGGAGGTTTTGAGAGCCCAGGATCCTCTGAAAAGAACTACCAAGAAGCCAACAAAGGATCAAGAGGTTTGTACCTGTGCAATTCAACTTGGAAAGGGCTTGCCTTGCCACCAGAAGATGAAAAAGAAGTCAGATCGAAGTTGTATGGCGAAGATTCCTAAAGCCAAGACTGATCGATCAAAGATAATAGAAGATGACGAGCAAAATTCAGTACGCTGCGCTTGCAGCGGGTTGATAGAGACCAAGCCTGGGGTTATGAAGAAGGTGCACTGTTCTTGTGGTGACCCTGATTGA